CGAGTTGACTGTCGACGACCGGACGAGCCGGCCTCGGTTCGTGCTCACAGTACCGATCGACGACGCAGACCAGTGAACGGACTGCCGGTCGATGACGCCGAGCCGTGAGGCGGCTGTCGAGAAGACGTTTGCAGGTGGTGGGTCGCGACCGCCGACTTTCTTGTGTCGACCCGCCTAACTGTCGCCCGATGACCGAACCAGTCATGTGTCCGGAGTGTGGGTGGACAGGGACCGAGCGTGACCTCGACGTCGAGGCGGGCGTGAAACAGTGTCCAGTCTGTGACACGAACGTCGAGTTCGTCGACTAGGCCGTCGCTGTCGGAGCGAACGCAGGTGGGCGTCCCGACGAACGAGAGAATCAGGCGACGTTGAACCCTTTGTCGCGGAGGAAGTCCTCGACGCGACCGGTGTGGTTGCCCTGGAGCTCGATCTGGCCGTCTTCGACGGTGCCCCCACAGGCGAATTTCGACTTGAGATCCGAGGACAGGCTGTCCATGTCGACGTCACTCGGGTCGAATCCCTCGATGATCGTTACCTCCTTACCGTAACGGCGCTCGTCGATGCGGATGTTGATCTCCTGGGACTCCTTGGCGACGTCCTCACAGACGCAGAGCTCCTCAGGCAACCCGCACGTCGAGCAGACTTCCGACATTACACTTTCGCGTACGAAATCAACCTATTAAACACTGTCGGGACTTGCCACGTCCGGCTCGCGTTTCGAACGTGGTCAGCGATCGGCCACGATCGAATCGACCAGTTCGACCGCTCGATCTGCGGCCGCCTGGTCGACCTCCCCGCCGTAGCGAGTCCGTTCGTAGATCGCACCGACCTCTCGTGCCCGCTCGTTGGCGTCGACCGACTGGAGATACTGCCGGCGGGTTTCGCCGGCCCGCCGGGATCGGTGTTCGCGTTCGAGTACGTATTCGAGGCGGTCGTAGGCTCGCGTGACGTCGGTCTCGGGATCGGATCGCCGTTGCCAGCGAACCCAGACGGCCCGGTAGAGCCGGCCGGTCGCGCCCGAGCGTCTGGCGGTCGCGACTAGTCCGAGCCCGGCGATCATCCCGAGCAACAGCTCCTCCCGCGAGGGCAGCTCTGGCACACCGCTGCCGCTGTCACCGTCACCGCCTGGTGACGGGGCGGGCGTGGCCGTCGCGGGCGTCGACGTCGGCGTCCCGTTCGGCTCGGGCGTCGGCGTCGGTGTGGGCGTCTCGGTGGGCGTCGGCGTCGACGGCGTGTAGGAGGGATCGGAAGGGTCGACGTTCGGGTCACCACTCTCCCGGGCTCCTTCGAGCTGTTCTTGCTCGGCTTCGACTCGCGGTCCGGCCGGGGTCGGGTCGAACTTGACCCAGCCGACCTCGGGGAAGTACACCTCGACCCAGGCGTGGGAGTTGTAGCCGCGGACGACCCACTCGTTCTCGCCGACTTGCTCGCCCGGCGTGTAGCCGACGACGACGCGGGCCGGAACCCCCTGTGAGCGGAGCATGACGGCCATCGTCGTCGCGAAGTACGTACAGTAGCCCCGATCCATCTCGAAGAGGAACGTGTCGGCGACGTTGTCCGAGGGGCGCGGGACGTCCAGCGAGTAGTTGTACTCGGATTTGAGCCAGTTCTCGACGACGACTGCCGTCTCGTACGGTGTCTCGGCCCTGCTGGTCAGCGTCGTCGCCCGACGTGTGACCCGATTCGGGGTGCTGTCTGGAAGTTGGGTGTATCGGTCGGTGATCCGCTCGGGATAGTCCGTCCCGGCCTGCTGGAGTTGTCGTGGCGACGCGTCGACGGGCGCGCTCACGACGGTGTAGGAGTCGCCCGCTTCGAGCGGTTGCTCGGGCTGTAACCCACCGAAGTCCGTCACGAGCGTGTTCGAGCCGACGCCACCGTCGACTGCGGTCGGTCGCCAGGCCGCCGGCATCGTGTTGATCCGGCTCTCGGCGACGAATCGCTGCCGGATCTGCCCTCGCGACGACAGGGGTGAGCCGAGGGCGTTCCGATCCTGGCGCGCCTCCGCGCGTCGGACCCAGCCGTCGCCGGTGTAGAGGTCGTAGGCGGCGACCCGCCAGTACCGTGCGCGCTCGCTCTGGACGGTCCAGCGAACGGTCGACGACAGCTCCATACTCCCGGCGATCGACAGTCGCTGGTCGGCCGAGAACAGGCTCGTCTCCAGCGCGTTCTCGTCGTCGTAGGAGAACGCTTCCGAGAGGCCGGTCTGGGGTGAGTACGTCATCGCTGCTCCCTGCGGGACGACAGACACCGACAGCGAAACCACGATCACCATCGTGAGGAGGATCGCGACGACTTCCGCGGCAGCCAGATCGGCGTCCGCGCGATCGAGCGCGCCGAACCCGAGCAGCGCGAGCGTGCCGACGGTCCCGACCATCGCGACCGGGAACGTCGCGTCGCCCGTCAGGACGAAAAAGCCGACGGCGAATCCACCGATGACCGCGGCGGCGGCGTATCGTCGGCGGAGCGCCAGATACCACAGCAAGAACACCGGTCCCGGCGTCACGGCCAGCACCCACGCCCGAAGGTTGACGATCTCCAGCACCGAGTGTCCCGCGAGCAACGCGATGATGTACTCGACGTGGGCGACGAACGCCAGCGCTTCCTCCGTCGGCAGGACGGAGAGATACCAGACGATCCCGACCGCGAGCAATCCCGACGCCAGGAGCGTCGCAGATCGAACACTGAGGACTCGCGACAGCAGTGTCGCCGCGACCAGCGTCCCGGCGACGACGTAGATGAGTTCGGTCGGATCGCCCACGATGTCGACGACGTAGTAGACCGCCGTCAGGAACGACCCCATCACCAGCAACGCGGAGACGAGTGCGCCGAGTCGAAGCGCCGAGAGATCGACGTCGAACTGCGTCGCGCCCTCGCGGACGGTGGCGTGGCTCACGCTGCGCGCACCCCCCTGCTGGACGCAGGCTCGTCTGTGAGGGGATTCGCGTGCCCGTTGCACCACTGCCAGAAGCTACTGGTCCGACCGTCGACCGTCACCGTGACGTCTCGACTGGATCCCGAGACGTGGACGTCGGCGCCTGCCCACACCTCGTCGGCGACCTGTCCGTCGCCGGTCCGGGCGAGCAGCCCCAACATCGCGTGTTGATCGCTCCGGTCGTCGGTCGTCGAGACGTCGCCGTCGGGCGCGTAGATGTCGACGTGTACGCCTGCCTCACGCAAGGCGATCGCGATGCTGGCGGTGGCCGCTGTCGCCAGATCGATCGCGCCGGCAGTCGCGCTGGTCGCGATCGTGACCGATCCCTCCGACTCGCGGCCGGAGAACTCCGTCACCATCAGGTCCTCGGGCCGTTTGGCCGTCGCCTTCCAGTCGACGTCCCGGAGGGAGTCGCCGGGCGCGTACTCCCGCAGCGAATCGAACTCCTCGCGCTCTGCGTTCAGCGCCTCGGCGAGCAGCCGCGAGAGGTCGCCGCCACCGCCGAGGGTGTACACCTCGGGATAGACGACGACCGAGGCCGCGGTGTCGACTGTCACTGTCCGTTCGAACAACCCGAGTACGTCCCGAACGCGGACGGTCGTCGGCCCCAGATCGTGTTCGCCTCGCCGCAGGTACTCGAGGTCGTAGGTCATCGTCGCCGGCGGCGCGACGCTGCCGTCGTTGCCGTCGGCCTCGAACCCCTCGCCGATCGCGTCGCGGACGTCGACGACGGTACTGCCCCCCTCGATATCCAGTGCGACTGTTCGGGTCTCGCCGGGGAAGCCGGGCTCGACTGGCCCCCGTTCGACCGTCGGATCGCTGGCGACTGCCATCTGGACGACGCCTGCTGCGAGCGCGACCAGCGCGGGTGCGGCGACGGCGTTCAGCGCGCGGTCGCCGAACAGCCACGCCAGCCCCGCCGCGACGAGCACGACGAGGACGAGCCCGACACCACGTAGCGTCGGCCGAATCATGGCACGGGGATCGTATCGAGCGCCGAGAGCACCAGCTGTGTCGGTGTCTGGTTCGTCGAACCGGTCTGGATCCGATGGGGGAAGACGACCGTCACCTCCTGCTGGACGTCGTCCGGCGTCACGTACTCGCGCCCTTCCAGGAGCGCGCGGCCTTGCCCGGCTCGCAACAGTGCCAGCGACGCGCGGGGACTCGCGCCGAGCTGGGCGTGTTCGCGCGTGTAGTTCGCCAGCTGTGTGACGTAGCGCTGGACCGGCTCTTCGACCGTGATCGCGGCCGTCGCCTCGCGGGCCGCTCGGAGATCCGCCAGTGTCGCTACGGGTGAGAGGTCCTCGATGGGGTGGTCACCGACGACGCGATCGAGCATCGCAACCTCCTCGTCGATCCCCGGATAGCCCAGGTGCAGCTTCGTCATGAAGCGATCCAGTTCGGCCATCGGCAGGTCGTAGGTCCGGTCCTGCTCGACGGTGTTCTGGGTCGCGATCACGGTGAAGGGCGTCGGGAGGGCCCGGGTCTCACCGTCGACGGTGACCTGCTGTTCTTCCATGGCTTCCAGCAGTGCCGACTGGGTCTTGGGCGGCGCGCGGTTGATCTCGTCGCCCAGGACGACGTTAGCGAAGATGGGGCCTTCGCGGAACTCGAAGCTCTGGCTCTGCTGGTTGTAGACGTTGACGCCTGTGACGTCGGAGGGAAGGAGGTCGGGCGTGAACTGGACGCGCTTGAACGTACCGTCGACGGACGCGGCGACGGCACGCGAGAGCATCGTCTTGCCGACGCCGGGGACGTCCTCCAGGAGGACGTGCCCGCGGGCCAGCATGGTGATGAGGAGGTGTTCGATCTCGTCGTGATGCCCGACGATGACCTGTTCGACGTTGTCGATGATGCGCTGGGCGGTCTCGCCGGCTTCGGTGGCGGCCGACCGCGACGTAGGTGGTTCAGTGTCCGTCATGGATTGGCTGTCGTCTGCGTCGTTCGAGCGGCTCGACCGAAACCCGGGTGAACGCGCCGAGACGCCGGGTCGACATCCCTCTGCGAGGAGACAGGAGGTCTAGCGGCTACAGTGACGTAACGTTGCTGGCTGTGAGCGCGGACCATACACACTGGTCGGCGATTAGCAGTCGTGGTACTTGTCAGTCACGGAACCTACAACGATCGTTTGTCTCTCTCACCAGGACTTGCACTCGACGCAGACGAACGTGTCCTCGCTTTCGTCCGCCGCCGTCTCGCGCCAGCGCCGCGTCACCGACGCTCCGCAGGCGTCACAGACTCCTCCCGCTGGATCCCAACGGCCGGTCGACCGCGCCGGCTCGACCGTCTGCGTTTCGGGGACGGCGTCTCCGTTTCCACTCTCGGTTTCGGGATCGGCGTCTCGGTCAGCCACTCCCCCTTCGGTTTCGGACGCGTCCGTCTCAGGCGTCTCGTCGGGCTCCTCGCTCGACGTAGTGTCGAGAAAGTCGTCGAGGGAGGCGTCTCGATCCATGGTGGTATCTGCGGGCCCAGAAATGAAAGGTCTGTCTCTCGGGACGAACACACACAAGTACTACCCGCCAGTACGGACGGACATGGTTTCACTGGAAACGCTCTTCACCCAGCTCGTCGACAGCATCGCCGATGTCGGACCGGAGTTTCTCGACGTCGCGACGCGAGACCCGATCTCCGCCGTCCTGATCGCGTTCGGCGCACTGTTCGTATTTGCGTCGGTCGGCGCGTTCGGCGCGCTCACGCTCGGCGCGCTCGTCGACCTGCTCACGCCGAGTCGAGTCGGCCGAAAACCGCCCCGAGAAGCTCGATAGCGCTCTCCAGGTCGGGCCCGAGCGGCGACCCAGCGACGAAGCTGTCGGCGTGTTCTAGCACGCCCTCGATCTTTTGCTCGACCGCGTCGGGCGTCCCGGCGATACAGAAGGCGTCGATCATCGCCGGCGTCACAGTCGAAAACGCCGCCTCGAAGTCCCCACGCGAGATGGCGTCGCCGATCTCGCTCGCCCGGTCGTGATCGAGGTCGTGTCGATCGAGCAGCGGCGGCGCGGCGCTCCCTGCAATAAAGGCGACCGGGGGCCGAGCAGCCTCCCGGGCCTCGGTCTCGTCCTCGGCGACGCTCACGCTGGCGTAGGCCGCGAAGTCGAACGCTCCGCGGTGATCGGGCCGGTCGCCCAGCCCGTGAGCCACCTGTTCTGCGGCCCACTCGTAGTCGCGCGGATGCGAGCCGTTGAACAGCACGCCGTCGGCGTGTTTGGCGGCCATTCTGGTCATGTGCGGTCCCTGTGCGCCGACGTAGACGGGGATCGACCCGACCTCGTAGTTCAGCGCCGCGTCTTCGGCCTGGAAGGTGCCGTCGTGGTCGACGCGCTCGCCGGCCCACAACTGCTGGGCGACCTTGAACGTCTCCAGCGTCCGTCGGAGCGCGCCGTCCTGGTCGAAACCGAGGTTGGCGAGCGTCGACTTGTCGCCGGGCCCGACGCCGAAGAGGCCGCGACCGCCCGAGAGCTCGTCGAGGGTGGCCATCCGGGAGGCCAGCGTCACGGGATGGGTCTCGTAGGGATTGGCGATGCCCGGGCCGACGAGCAGGTCGTCGGTCTCGCGGGCGACGTCCGTGAGGCTCATGAACTGGTCGCGGTTGTTGTAGTGGTGGCTGACGAACGCGGCGTCGAAGCCGGCTGCTTCGGCGTCCGCGGCGAGGTCAGAGAGCGTTTCGACCGGGTGTTCGGGGGTGAGTTCGAGTCCGTACATCAGTAACTCCACTGTCGCAGTGCCTGTCGAACGAAGTCCGATTCGAGATCGCGAAAGAGCAGGTCGTGGCCGTCGTGGTCGCCGAACTCCCACTCGCGAACTACGGCGACTGGGGTCCCGCCGTCGCCCTCGCCGGTGACGAGATTTGCGGTGCTGGCGAGTTCGTCGACCACCGACTGGACGGTGACACCGAGTTCACGGCCGTCGCGGTCGCGCTCGCCGCGCCAGTCGCGGTTGGCGTACATGCCAGCCCAGCCGAGCGCGACGGCCTGCTGGCCGTGGCGGAACGGCCGTCCCGAGGTGTCGGTGACGACGACCGAGACGTCCGCTGACAGGCCCTGGCGGATCGCCTCGGCGCTTGCCGTCGGGTCCTCGGGCAGCAGGAGCAGGTCGGCGTCCGGGACGTTCGAGCGGTCGATCCCGGCGTTCACGGTGATGTGGCCGAACCGCGTCACGGTGAGCAAGAACGGTGCGGTCATCACCAGCTCGTCGCTCTCTTCGAGGACGGCCTGGGCGAAGCGGGGATCTTTCTCGTCGCCGGAGATTCCTTCGAGTCGCCGAGCGATCGCCCGTGCACGGTGACCGGCCTCGAAGTCCGCGAGATCGTAGGCGCGGCCCTCGGCTTTCGAGACGATCGTGCTGGCGACACAGACCACGTCGCCGTCCCGGAGGGCGGCCTGCTCGTCGATCAGCGCGGCGACGTCGTCGCCGGCCTCGATTTCAGGTAACCCCGGGACTGCGAAGACCTCCATGCTCTGCCCTCGGGGAGGCCACACAAAAAGGAGTCCGATAGGAGCAGGCCCTGCCGACCGTGCGATATCGACACACACCTGACTACGATCTGTCCGGCGGGTTCTCGTCGGGTTGTTCGTCGAGTTTCCCGTACTCTTCGAGGTGTCGCTCTGTTGTGTAGCGACTGTTGTACGCCGGGTCGAGGTAGACGTCGCCCTCACCTTTGATCCGTTCGTCCGGATCTTCGACCGCCCACCACGACCGGAGGCGTTCGAGCAGGGCTCTGATCATATCTAGTCGTTCGGCGAGGACCCACAAGGAGTCTACCGTCGAACCGTTCCGACTGTGTCGATAGTTGTGAGAGTACGTTACTTTCTGTACCGGACGGCCGCTCACTCCCGGTGGACGGTCACGTCCAGGTCACCGTCGCCGACCTCGGCAGTCAGCATGGTGGCCTCGTCTGCGGGCGCGGTTCCGGTCACGCTGCCGGGATTGAGCAGCCGATGGCCGTCGACGACGTCGTCCAGTAGCTGGTGGGTGTGCCCAGAGACGCCGACTGTCGGGCCGTCGGCGGCGTGGTCGGCGACGATACCCGCGACGCGCTGCTCGTAGTTTCGCTTGCTCCCGGTTCCGTGGGTGACGACGAACGTCACGCCGCCCAACCGAATCGTCTCGACCGCTGAGAGCCCGACCCCGCGAGGGTCCATGTTGCCGGCGACGGCCGTCAGCCGGGGTGCGAGCTGGCGAACGTCTGCGAGCGCTTTCGTCGAGTCGAAGTCGCCCGCGTGGATCACGTGGTCGGCCTCGCTGATCCGCCTGCGGGCCCAGGCGGGGATCGACTGCGCCCGGGAGGGGATGTGCGTGTCGCTGACGATGGCAACGTCCATACCCGAGGATCGAACGCCAGCACCAAAAACGTCGGAAATACACACGTATATGTTGTTGGGGGACCTACACGTTGTGCTGGGTCCGCGGATCCAGTACAGTCAGAGGCGAAATCCGGCTGCGGCCGGATTTTGGCCGCACAGATGCGAAGATCCGTTTCGGTATCGGCGGCGCTTTTTCGTCGGTGGACGTGGTAGCGACGGTATGGACGAGACGGGTGTCGTGACCTGCTTCCTGCGCAACGACGGCCAGGTGCTTCTCTTTCGGCGGAGCGAGCCGGTCGGTTCGTATCCGGGCAAGTGGGGAACCGTCACCGGTCATCTCACACCCGAACGCGGCGCGCCGCCCGACGAGTCCGAGACAGCAGCGCGACGGGAGATTCGCGAAGAGACAGGGCTGGCAGACGCCGTGACACTGGTGCGAGAAGCCGAGCCGTTCGTCGTCGAGGACGCCGACAGGGGAACGCACTGGCGCGTCCACCCGCTGTTGTTCGAGTGTTCGCACCGAGAGATCGAACCGAACTGGGAGACCGACGACTGGGAGTGGGTCCATCCGACCGCGATTCGCGAGCGCGAGACTGTTCCTGACCTCTGGGGGTCCTACGACCGGGTGCGGCCGACGGTCGAGACGATCGCGACCGATCACGAACACGGGTCGGCCTGGCTGTCGATCCGCGCCCTGGAGGTGCTGCGCGACGAGGCCGCGCTGGCGGACTCCTGGGCGGACGCGGCAGCGATCGCACGCGAACTCAAGTCGGCTCGACCCTCGATGACCGTCGTGAAGAATCGGGTCGACCGCGCGATGTCGAGCGCGAGCGAGCAGTCGGCGGCGGCCGTCGAGACCGCGGCCCGGAAGACGATCGAGTCGGCCGTCCGCGCCGACCGCGAGGCCGCTGCTGTCGCGGCCGAACGCCTGGAGGGCCAGCGAATCTGTACGTTCTCGCGATCGGGGACGGTGCTGGACGCGCTCGAACGGGCCGACCCCGAGGCCGTCCTCGTCGGCGAGTCCCACCCCGGGAGCGAGGGTGTCGGCGTCGCCGAGTCGCTCGCGGAGAGCCACGACGTGACGCTGAGCAGCGACGCCGGGCTGGTGGGTCTGCTGGGTGAATGGGACGCCGACGCCGTCTTCGTCGGGGCCGACACGGTCCTCTCCGATGGCGGGGTCGTGAACAAGGTCGGAACGCGCGGGCTGGCGCTGGCGGCCGCTCGGGAGGACGTGCGGGTCTACGTGGCCACCGCGGCGGACAAGATCAGCCCCGACGAGGACGTCGAGATCGAACCGTCACCGGCGTCGATCTACGAGGGGACGGCACCGCTGAGGGTTGCAAATCCGTTGTTCGACGTGACACCGCCTGATCTGCTCGATGGAATCTGTACTGAGAAGGGAGTGCTCGACGCAGCCAGTGTCACGAGCGTCGCAGCCCGCCATCGCTCGAATCAGGACTGGTAGTCCCGACTGTCCTCTTCGAGGGCGTCACGGCGATTCTCGAACTCCTCGTCGGTGAGGTCGCCCCGGGCGTAGGCGAGACGAAGTTCTTCCATCGCCGCGTCGGTCGAGTCCTGGCGGCCGGTCACAGCCCTGTACAGCAGGTACGCGCCCAGGCCAAGCAACCCGAGGAACGCGAGCTGGCTGAGCGCCGCCAGCAGGAACACCCACGTGGGGAAGCCGCCGTCACCCCAGCCACCGCCGCCGCCCCACATCCCACCGCCCCACATGCCGCCGCCCATGTGGCCGGTCCCGAACAGCCCCATCGCGAGCGTCGGCAGGACCAGCAGGGCTGCGAGCAGGACGATACCGAGCACGACGAGTCGATTGTCGACGTTGGTCGCCATACGCGAACGTACGCCGGCCACGTTCATTGTGGTTGTCGTTTGGAAACCGAAGGCAAACGACGCAGAGACGACGATATCGAAAGTCGATCCCGTCGAATCGACATCGACGCTGGACTCGAACGATGGCGCTGGCGGAAGACTTAGGCGGCTCGTGGTTTCTGTTTGCAACAGTGACGGAGACGACCGGACAGCAGGCCCACGAGCGGTTCGGAACAGCCGTGCGTCGGCGGGTCGCGATCGACCTGCGAGCGCTCGCCGCCTTCCGGATCGCCCTCGGGCTGCTGTTACTCACAAATCTCCTGACACGGGCTCGCTATCTCGGCGTGTTCTACACCGACAGTGGCGCGTTCCCGCGCTCGACGTTGCTCGCGACCCACCCCGGTGCGAATCAGGTGTTTACCTATCTACCCGATCCATGGGGGCCGATCCTGCTGTTTCCGGTCGCGGGGGCGTTCGCGCTCGCGCTGGTGGTCGGCTACCGGACGCGACTGGCGACGGCGATCTCGCTGGTCCTGCTCGTGCTGTTGCACTTGCGCAATCCGCTGGTACTCAACAGCGGCGACCTCCTCCTTCGGTCGCTGCTCGTCTGGGCGCTGTTCCTGCCGCTGGATCGCCGCTGGTCTATCGACGCCCGGCGCTACGATCCCGGAACCGACACGACCGCGAACGTTGCGACCGCGGCGGTCCTGATCCAGGTCGTCCTCGTCTACGTGATCAACGCGACCTACAAGGTCGACGGGGAACTGTGGCGCTCGGGCGAGGCCGTCGCACACGTGTTTCAGGCCGACCAGTTGACCTACCTGCTGGGCGATCTCCTCGCCGAATTCCCGATGGTGCTGATGGCGGCCACGTACCTCTGGATGGTGCTGCTAGTTGCCTCCCCCCTACTGCTCGTGACGACCGGCTGGCGACGCACGCTGTTGACGTCAGTCTTCGTCGCGGTGCACGCCGGCATGCTGGTCTCGATGCCGATCGGGCTGTTCCCGCTGATCTCGATCGCGGGTCTGCTGTTGTTCTCCCCGCCGAGCGCCTGGACTACTGCGGGGCGTCTGGTCGGCGATTCCGCGCTCACAGACCGGGTCCGGAGATGGACAAATCGAGTCGAAGCGGCCGTCTCGCCGTCGGGGCGGCTGTGGCCGCAGTGGCCGGGAGTCGACCGGGTGGTCGGGGGAATCGCGACCGTGCTGCCGGCGATCCTGCTCGTACTCGTGTTGCTCTCGGCGGGGTCGATCGCGACCGACACTGCCCTCCCCGAGCCAGTCGAGAAGAGTCTCGACACGACCAATCTCCAGCAGCGCTGGCAGATGTTCGCGCCCTACCCGACCAGTACGACTCGATGGATGGCGTTCCCGGCGAACACGACTGCCGGGACGAGCGTCGACGCATTTTACGGCGGTCCGCCGGATCTGGACCGTCCGGCCAGCGTCGACAGCACCTATCCCTCGAATCGCTGGCGAAAGTTCTTCCAGTCTGTCCGGGAAGACGACGGCGGCCCGTATCGGACGGCGTTCGCGGCGTATCTCTGTGAGCAATGGAATCGCGAGCACGAGACCGACCTCTCTCGGGTCGCGATCTACGCGGGCGACGAGCGGACGGACCCGTTCGGTGGGGGGACGACAGACAGTGGTGGCCGCTATCTCCTGCGGCACGAGTGTCCGTGAGCACGGCTGGCGTGGATCTCGCGGTCGTCCCGACTCCCGGCGTGGGCGTCTCGGGGTAGCGCTTATCGTCGACCGTCGCGGCTGTGAGTGATTCAGATACTCGAATCAGATCAGGGCCAGAGACCACGAGCGTCGTGGGCCTCAGCGACCCGCGAGAGCGCCACGATGTAGGCCGCATCTCGCCAGGTCACTTCTCGAGCGTCGAACTCGTCTCTGACGACTCTCCAGGCGGCCAGCATCTCGTCTTCGAGTTCGTCGTAGACGCGCTGGAGCGACCACGCCCGGCGGTTGATATCCTGCAGCCACTCGAAGTAGCTCACCGTGACGCCACCGGCGTTAGCCAAGATGTCCGGGATGACGGGCAGTCCTCGATCTGCGAAGATTCGATCGGCCGCACTCGTCGTCGGTCCGTTCGCACCCTCGACGACGAGACCCGCCTGCACGTCCCGAGCGTTCTCGGTCGTGAGGACGTTCCCGACCGCAGCCGGAATGAGGACGTCGACGTCGAGTTCGAGCAACGCGTCGTTGGTGACGGTCTCCGGTGCGTCACGGTTCATCACTGCCTCCGGTTTCTCGTGATGTGATGGGATCGCGTGCGTGTCCAGCCCGCTTGGGTCGTAGATCCCGCCGTTCACGTCGCTGACGGCCACGACGTTCGCCCCCCAGTCGTCGAGGAGACGGGCGGCGTTCGAGCCGACGCTGCCGTACCCCTGGATCGCGACGGTCGTCTCACCGATCTCCTTCCCGTAGTACTCCAGCGCCTGGCGGGCGATGATTGCGACGCTCCGCCCGGGTGCACTATCGCGGCCCTTGCTGCCGCCGACGACGGGTGGTTTCCCCGTCACGACGCCGGGGATCGTCTCGCCTTCTTGCATCGAATAGGCGTCCATCAGCCACGCCATCGTCTGCGGATCGGTTCCCATGTCCGGCGCGGGAATATCCAGCGTCGGTCCGATCACGTCTCGAACCTCCTCGGCGAACCGTCGCGTGAGGCGTTCGATCTCTTCGTCGCTCAGTTCTTTCGGATTCACCGCGACGCCCCCTTTCGCACCGCCGAAGGGGAGGTCCATCACTGCGCACTTCCAGGTCATCCACATTCCGAGTCCGACACATTCGTCTCGAGAGACGTCCGGATGGTAGCGGAGACCGCCCTTGTACGGACCACGAACGCTATCGTGCTGGGCGCGATAGCCGGTGAACACCTCGACCGTTCCGTCGTCGCGCTCGATTGGGACCGTGACCTCGTGGACTTTCTTCGGATGTGCGAGTCGTTCGACGATGTTCCGATCGATGTCGACGAGGTCGGCGGCTCGAGAGAGCTGGCGACGCGCCGTTTCGAGCGCCGATTCTGACGTTCTCTCGTCCGTCACGTCGCCTGAATCGTCGTGGGCGCCGTCTGTTGTGGAGGCCATCGTCACTCTAGTGGTGTTCGACGATTCCGCATCGGCCCACCGCAATCGGGGCATCGATTGGGGCTGTCCGCGGTGATGAGTATTTTGCCACACTCGAAGCATTCGTACGGCGTTTCGTCGTCGGAGACTGGGTCGACATCCCTCATGATGAATTCACGAGTGCCACTGGCTGAACCGCGACACTCTGCTTTACACATAATGATTGTATAAGGGTATATCGAGAAGTTCACTACAGAACAACCCCCTCGATCTGTGGTTCGTTATTTAACCCTCTTCAGAACTAGGTTCCGTGGGGAGGTTCGTCTCTTCGAAGAGTGTCGCAAACAGCTTTCGCTGGACGGTCCGGGCGTGGGTGTAGAACGCGGGCGGAGAGATTCCGAGCGTCTCGGCGACGTCCTCGCCAGTGTTCTCGCGTGGGGATTCGAAGAAGCCGCTGTAGTACGCCGTCTGGATCACTTCGAGCTGTCGCTCGGTCAGCTTTTCGAGGAACGTCGAATAGAGGTCGTGATCTGCGGTCTGATCCAGTGTCTGCTTGGCGCGGAGTTCGACAGCCCGAAAGGTCTCGCGGACGAGCTGTGTGATCGTCCGGACGTCGCTGCTATCTGGAATATCGATCACGAGCGTCGCGGTCGTCGGATCAGCTGTCGCTTCTCTGAAGACGGCCCCGTGATCGGCCAGCTCCAGCGCGAGAAACGGCTGTGTCAGTCGCAGTCGCAAGACGCCGCGGTCTCTCTCTGTACTTATCTGCT
The Halapricum salinum genome window above contains:
- a CDS encoding coenzyme F420-0:L-glutamate ligase, which produces MEVFAVPGLPEIEAGDDVAALIDEQAALRDGDVVCVASTIVSKAEGRAYDLADFEAGHRARAIARRLEGISGDEKDPRFAQAVLEESDELVMTAPFLLTVTRFGHITVNAGIDRSNVPDADLLLLPEDPTASAEAIRQGLSADVSVVVTDTSGRPFRHGQQAVALGWAGMYANRDWRGERDRDGRELGVTVQSVVDELASTANLVTGEGDGGTPVAVVREWEFGDHDGHDLLFRDLESDFVRQALRQWSY
- a CDS encoding metallophosphoesterase family protein, with translation MDVAIVSDTHIPSRAQSIPAWARRRISEADHVIHAGDFDSTKALADVRQLAPRLTAVAGNMDPRGVGLSAVETIRLGGVTFVVTHGTGSKRNYEQRVAGIVADHAADGPTVGVSGHTHQLLDDVVDGHRLLNPGSVTGTAPADEATMLTAEVGDGDLDVTVHRE
- a CDS encoding NUDIX domain-containing protein codes for the protein MDETGVVTCFLRNDGQVLLFRRSEPVGSYPGKWGTVTGHLTPERGAPPDESETAARREIREETGLADAVTLVREAEPFVVEDADRGTHWRVHPLLFECSHREIEPNWETDDWEWVHPTAIRERETVPDLWGSYDRVRPTVETIATDHEHGSAWLSIRALEVLRDEAALADSWADAAAIARELKSARPSMTVVKNRVDRAMSSASEQSAAAVETAARKTIESAVRADREAAAVAAERLEGQRICTFSRSGTVLDALERADPEAVLVGESHPGSEGVGVAESLAESHDVTLSSDAGLVGLLGEWDADAVFVGADTVLSDGGVVNKVGTRGLALAAAREDVRVYVATAADKISPDEDVEIEPSPASIYEGTAPLRVANPLFDVTPPDLLDGICTEKGVLDAASVTSVAARHRSNQDW
- a CDS encoding SHOCT domain-containing protein is translated as MATNVDNRLVVLGIVLLAALLVLPTLAMGLFGTGHMGGGMWGGGMWGGGGGWGDGGFPTWVFLLAALSQLAFLGLLGLGAYLLYRAVTGRQDSTDAAMEELRLAYARGDLTDEEFENRRDALEEDSRDYQS
- a CDS encoding HTTM domain-containing protein produces the protein MTETTGQQAHERFGTAVRRRVAIDLRALAAFRIALGLLLLTNLLTRARYLGVFYTDSGAFPRSTLLATHPGANQVFTYLPDPWGPILLFPVAGAFALALVVGYRTRLATAISLVLLVLLHLRNPLVLNSGDLLLRSLLVWALFLPLDRRWSIDARRYDPGTDTTANVATAAVLIQVVLVYVINATYKVDGELWRSGEAVAHVFQADQLTYLLGDLLAEFPMVLMAATYLWMVLLVASPLLLVTTGWRRTLLTSVFVAVHAGMLVSMPIGLFPLISIAGLLLFSPPSAWTTAGRLVGDSALTDRVRRWTNRVEAAVSPSGRLWPQWPGVDRVVGGIATVLPAILLVLVLLSAGSIATDTALPEPVEKSLDTTNLQQRWQMFAPYPTSTTRWMAFPANTTAGTSVDAFYGGPPDLDRPASVDSTYPSNRWRKFFQSVREDDGGPYRTAFAAYLCEQWNREHETDLSRVAIYAGDERTDPFGGGTTDSGGRYLLRHECP
- the gdhB gene encoding glutamate dehydrogenase GdhB, with the protein product MASTTDGAHDDSGDVTDERTSESALETARRQLSRAADLVDIDRNIVERLAHPKKVHEVTVPIERDDGTVEVFTGYRAQHDSVRGPYKGGLRYHPDVSRDECVGLGMWMTWKCAVMDLPFGGAKGGVAVNPKELSDEEIERLTRRFAEEVRDVIGPTLDIPAPDMGTDPQTMAWLMDAYSMQEGETIPGVVTGKPPVVGGSKGRDSAPGRSVAIIARQALEYYGKEIGETTVAIQGYGSVGSNAARLLDDWGANVVAVSDVNGGIYDPSGLDTHAIPSHHEKPEAVMNRDAPETVTNDALLELDVDVLIPAAVGNVLTTENARDVQAGLVVEGANGPTTSAADRIFADRGLPVIPDILANAGGVTVSYFEWLQDINRRAWSLQRVYDELEDEMLAAWRVVRDEFDAREVTWRDAAYIVALSRVAEAHDARGLWP